The Halopseudomonas sabulinigri genome window below encodes:
- a CDS encoding helix-turn-helix transcriptional regulator: MPDDFGDNLRLLCSYYKSTAEVCRRLGINRPQFNRYLNGSNKPSDSTMRRLCDFFGVEVHEMLLPHGQFQRLVQVRPQQQARPVAPAAEIEHLAHLNSVGQSGLEKYLGYYFEYYLSMAYPGSILRTLVCLERRDGNVCYQRTERIKSKRGGKPFHGVYKGLVQFLSDRIFLLDYETLTNFEMTQTILYPSFQNRVDRITGLRLGVSGSGERVPCCTRVLYEYLGTQVDRQRVLSLCGLYAADDPELDEDIRASVRNDIGAGDWHFRARF, encoded by the coding sequence ATGCCCGACGACTTTGGTGACAACCTGCGGCTGCTGTGCAGCTACTACAAATCCACCGCCGAAGTCTGCCGTCGCCTGGGCATCAATCGCCCGCAGTTCAATCGTTACCTCAATGGCAGCAACAAGCCGTCGGATAGCACCATGCGCCGGCTCTGCGATTTCTTCGGTGTGGAAGTCCACGAAATGCTGTTGCCGCATGGGCAGTTTCAGCGCCTGGTGCAGGTGCGGCCGCAGCAGCAGGCGCGTCCGGTAGCCCCGGCGGCAGAAATCGAGCATCTGGCACATTTGAACAGCGTGGGGCAGTCGGGGCTGGAGAAGTACCTGGGTTACTACTTCGAGTATTACCTCTCCATGGCTTATCCCGGCAGTATCTTACGCACCCTGGTGTGCCTTGAGCGGCGCGATGGCAATGTCTGTTATCAGCGAACCGAACGCATCAAATCCAAGCGCGGCGGCAAGCCGTTCCATGGCGTCTACAAGGGGCTGGTGCAGTTTCTGTCTGACCGCATCTTTCTGCTCGATTATGAAACCCTGACCAACTTTGAAATGACTCAGACGATTCTCTATCCGTCGTTCCAGAATCGGGTGGATCGCATTACCGGCCTGCGCCTGGGGGTTTCCGGCAGCGGCGAGCGGGTGCCCTGCTGCACTCGCGTGCTTTACGAGTATCTGGGTACCCAGGTGGACCGCCAGCGCGTGTTATCGCTGTGCGGTCTGTATGCGGCGGATGATCCTGAGCTGGATGAGGATATTCGCGCCTCGGTACGCAACGATATTGGTGCCGGCGACTGGCATTTTCGGGCGCGCTTCTGA